Proteins from a genomic interval of Nitrospirota bacterium:
- a CDS encoding nicotinate-nucleotide diphosphorylase (carboxylating), with translation MPLPPEVRELIERALREDVGPGDATTSALLPPEESGAARLIAKSPLVVAGLPFAEAVFHAVDPETKMEALKAEGERAAGGETLAGISGSAASLLAAERVALNILQRLSGVATLTAEFVRRVEGTGVRILDTRKTTPGMRLMEKYAVRMGGGWNHR, from the coding sequence ATGCCCCTTCCGCCCGAGGTCCGCGAGCTCATCGAAAGGGCCCTCAGGGAAGACGTGGGCCCCGGTGATGCCACCACCTCGGCCCTGCTCCCCCCTGAGGAGAGCGGCGCCGCCCGCCTCATCGCCAAATCCCCCCTCGTCGTGGCCGGGCTTCCCTTCGCAGAGGCGGTCTTCCATGCGGTCGACCCGGAGACGAAGATGGAAGCGCTCAAGGCCGAAGGGGAACGGGCCGCCGGGGGTGAGACGCTGGCGGGGATAAGCGGAAGCGCGGCGTCGCTTCTTGCCGCAGAGCGGGTGGCCCTCAACATCCTTCAGAGGCTGTCGGGCGTGGCCACCCTGACGGCGGAGTTCGTCCGGCGGGTGGAGGGCACGGGGGTCAGGATTCTGGATACCCGGAAGACCACGCCGGGGATGCGCCTGATGGAGAAGTACGCCGTCCGGATGGGCGGCGGGTGGAACCACCGCT